One Gemmatimonadaceae bacterium genomic window, GCATGCTTGCTCCTCCGCGATATCCGCGGAATCAGTGCACCACCGTCGCTGCCGATCAGCCGCGCGGCAATCGATACACGTCCATCGACCGCGCAGCGACAATTTCGTCAGTGAATTGTTGTTCCACGGTTTTGTCTGGCCGCAGCACCCAAACGCTCGCGCAAGCCCCGATTCTCGATCAGCTCGCTCAGCGCGTCAACAAACTGCGCGGGGTGATCGGCCGTGCCATCAGCCCGTTGATTCCATGCGAGATGAGTTCAGGCAGCCCCCGCGTCACTGGCGACGATGGCCTTCGAGGCCGCCATGGCCTCAAGCACCGCCGAAGGACAGCTGTCCCAGAGACTCGGGAACAGATAGATGTCCGCGTGTCGCAGGCAGGATCGCACTTCCCCCAACCCCAGTGCGCCAAGATACGTCACCGAGCCCCGACAGGCCCGCTCACGTATTTCAGGCAGCAAGGTAGACTGCACATAGCCGCTTTCATCGGCGCCGGCGAGCACAATCGAAACGTCATGTCGATCAAGAACCCCAAGGAGAATCTCCCG contains:
- a CDS encoding glycosyltransferase family 4 protein gives rise to the protein MTIFFGARMERRKGLHLFREILLGVLDRHDVSIVLAGADESGYVQSTLLPEIRERACRGSVTYLGALGLGEVRSCLRHADIYLFPSLWDSCPSAVLEAMAASKAIVASDAGAA